From one Nocardioides sp. Kera G14 genomic stretch:
- a CDS encoding MOSC domain-containing protein: MTIRLTELHTYPVKSMRGVPASSAVVEPWGLTGDRRWMIVDTAGECVTAREHPALLLLTPSLADGGLWLHGPGVDSLFVPVPAEADMLVSVHGREPFLASDGGPAAEEWLSAYVGTPVRLAYADDPTRRSLNPRFARPDDSAAFNDAYPILVTTLESLEQLNAWIADGPRSEEGPMTMTRFRPNVVVSGAPAFSEDSWRKVRIGDALFRSPKGCDRCVMTTTDPDTAARGKEPITTLARHRRFDGATWFGMNLIPDNPGATIRVGDEVEILETENSDGPPR; this comes from the coding sequence ATGACGATCCGGCTCACCGAGCTCCACACCTACCCGGTGAAGTCGATGCGCGGCGTCCCTGCCTCCTCCGCAGTGGTCGAGCCGTGGGGGCTGACCGGCGACCGGCGCTGGATGATCGTCGACACCGCGGGCGAGTGCGTCACGGCGCGGGAGCATCCTGCGCTCCTGCTGCTGACTCCGTCGCTCGCCGACGGCGGGCTCTGGCTGCACGGCCCGGGCGTCGACTCGCTCTTCGTGCCGGTGCCGGCCGAGGCCGACATGCTCGTCAGCGTGCACGGTCGAGAGCCGTTCCTCGCCTCCGACGGTGGCCCGGCGGCGGAGGAGTGGCTGTCGGCGTACGTCGGCACGCCGGTGCGCCTGGCCTATGCCGACGACCCGACCCGCCGGTCCCTCAACCCACGCTTCGCCCGGCCCGACGACTCGGCGGCGTTCAACGACGCCTACCCGATCCTCGTGACGACCCTGGAGTCACTGGAGCAGCTCAACGCCTGGATCGCCGACGGGCCGCGGTCTGAGGAGGGGCCGATGACGATGACCCGCTTCCGGCCCAACGTCGTCGTGTCCGGCGCGCCGGCGTTCAGCGAGGACTCGTGGCGGAAGGTGCGGATCGGTGACGCACTCTTCCGCTCACCGAAGGGTTGTGACCGCTGCGTGATGACCACCACCGACCCCGACACCGCCGCGCGCGGCAAGGAGCCGATCACGACGCTGGCGCGCCACCGCCGCTTCGACGGAGCCACGTGGTTCGGGATGAACCTCATCCCCGACAACCCCGGCGCCACCATCCGCGTGGGCGACGAGGTCGAGATCCTCGAGACCGAGAACTCCGACGGCCCGCCCCGCTGA